A genomic region of Dickeya solani IPO 2222 contains the following coding sequences:
- the aroE gene encoding shikimate dehydrogenase, producing MPVSQSFAVFGHPIAHSKSPRIHALFAEQTGISLTYERILAPLDGFEDSLKAFFQHGACGANVTAPFKERACAAMDELSERARSAGAVNTIQRKDDGSLYGDNTDGIGLLSDLQQHEFIQPHYRVLLVGAGGAARGVIQPLLAYGCELLIANRTFARAGALAEHFSRYGQVSALPMEKVGNNSVDLIINATSSGVAGDIPDLPASLISPDVCCYDMFYQSEPTPFLKWCIQQGSQRYVDGIGMLVWQAAHAFSLWHGVMPDAVPVIRKMKQELGA from the coding sequence GTGCCCGTGAGTCAATCTTTTGCAGTTTTTGGTCATCCTATTGCGCACAGCAAATCGCCGCGCATTCATGCGCTGTTTGCCGAGCAGACGGGGATCTCGCTGACCTACGAGCGAATACTGGCGCCGTTGGATGGCTTTGAAGACAGCCTGAAAGCGTTTTTTCAACATGGCGCATGCGGCGCTAATGTGACGGCTCCGTTCAAGGAGCGTGCATGCGCGGCTATGGATGAGCTAAGCGAACGTGCCCGTTCCGCTGGCGCCGTCAACACCATCCAAAGGAAAGACGATGGTTCGCTTTATGGCGACAATACTGATGGTATCGGTCTGCTGAGTGATTTGCAGCAGCATGAGTTTATCCAGCCTCATTATCGGGTGTTGCTGGTGGGGGCGGGTGGTGCAGCACGTGGCGTTATTCAGCCTTTGCTTGCGTACGGATGCGAGTTACTTATTGCTAATCGCACATTTGCCAGAGCTGGCGCATTGGCTGAACATTTCAGCCGCTATGGTCAGGTGAGTGCGTTGCCGATGGAAAAAGTGGGCAACAATTCTGTTGATTTGATTATCAATGCCACGTCATCGGGAGTAGCGGGTGATATTCCTGATCTGCCAGCCTCTCTGATTTCTCCTGATGTGTGTTGCTATGACATGTTTTATCAGTCGGAGCCGACTCCTTTCTTGAAGTGGTGCATCCAGCAAGGCTCACAACGGTATGTTGACGGGATAGGTATGCTGGTCTGGCAGGCGGCGCATGCGTTCAGTTTGTGGCATGGCGTCATGCCGGATGCCGTGCCGGTAATTCGTAAAATGAAGCAGGAACTGGGAGCATGA
- the dprA gene encoding DNA-protecting protein DprA — MTDMEIWLRLASVKGLGAKRCAALFSQLLAENSYSVEYLKSLGLTENQTEQFLALSDLDIQNTARWLEKPDHHLVTFNSADYPPLLSNIVSPPLCLYVAGDVGVLSSPQVAVIGSRNNSAYGEQWGHVFSQQLSLNHLTITSGLAVGIDGIAHQAALQAGGKTIAVLGSGLNQLYPRRHLTLADAIVQQGGALVSEFPLNTRPLPVNFPRRNRIISGLSLGVLVVEASMRSGSLVTARYALEQNREVFALPGPIGNPMTEGNHWLIQQGASLVTRPQDIFEQLHNGLRWFADIPNEGIPEIICATEGELELPFADVLATVGDEVTPVDVVAERAGQPVPEVVSKLLDLELAGWIAAVPGGYVRIRRAGHVRRTHVLV; from the coding sequence ATGACGGATATGGAAATCTGGTTGCGTCTGGCGTCGGTTAAGGGTCTTGGCGCTAAACGGTGCGCGGCATTGTTCAGCCAATTGCTGGCCGAAAATTCGTATTCGGTGGAATATCTGAAATCGCTGGGCCTGACGGAAAATCAGACCGAGCAGTTTCTCGCCTTGAGCGATCTGGATATCCAGAATACAGCGCGCTGGCTGGAAAAGCCGGATCATCACCTGGTGACATTCAACAGCGCCGATTATCCCCCTTTGCTCAGTAACATCGTTTCTCCCCCGCTATGTTTGTATGTCGCCGGAGATGTTGGCGTACTGTCATCTCCGCAGGTCGCGGTGATTGGCAGTCGCAACAATAGCGCTTACGGCGAACAGTGGGGACATGTCTTCAGCCAGCAGCTCAGCCTAAACCATCTGACGATCACCAGCGGACTTGCCGTGGGGATTGATGGCATTGCCCATCAGGCCGCCCTGCAGGCGGGCGGAAAAACCATTGCGGTATTGGGGAGTGGATTAAACCAGCTTTATCCGCGCCGGCATCTGACTCTGGCGGATGCAATTGTGCAGCAGGGTGGTGCACTGGTGTCGGAATTTCCCCTGAATACCCGGCCTCTACCGGTGAATTTCCCACGCCGCAATCGCATTATCAGCGGATTAAGCTTGGGAGTTCTGGTGGTGGAAGCGTCGATGCGTAGTGGCTCGCTGGTGACGGCGCGTTATGCATTGGAGCAGAATCGCGAGGTATTCGCTCTGCCCGGTCCGATTGGGAATCCGATGACGGAAGGTAACCACTGGTTGATACAGCAAGGGGCCAGCCTGGTTACCCGGCCTCAGGACATTTTTGAACAACTCCATAATGGACTGCGCTGGTTTGCCGATATTCCTAATGAGGGCATTCCGGAAATTATTTGTGCGACGGAAGGTGAACTGGAATTGCCATTTGCTGATGTGTTGGCTACCGTAGGAGATGAGGTTACACCTGTTGACGTTGTCGCTGAACGTGCCGGCCAACCTGTGCCAGAGGTGGTGAGTAAGTTACTGGATCTGGAGTTAGCAGGGTGGATCGCAGCTGTACCCGGCGGCTATGTCCGTATAAGGAGGGCAGGCCATGTTCGACGTACTCATGTACTTGTTTGA
- a CDS encoding DUF494 family protein: MFDVLMYLFETYIHNETEMRVDQDTLTDDLTRAGFDRDDIYSALDWLEKLADLQEGQTPPLALASDPLALRFYTAEEEQRLDVDCRGFLLFLEQIKVLSLETREMVIDRVMALETQDFDLEDLKWVILMVLFNVPGCENAYQQMEDLLFEANEGYLQ, from the coding sequence ATGTTCGACGTACTCATGTACTTGTTTGAAACTTACATCCACAATGAAACCGAAATGCGTGTCGATCAAGATACGTTGACTGATGACCTCACCCGCGCGGGATTTGATCGTGACGATATCTACAGCGCGTTGGACTGGCTGGAAAAACTGGCCGACTTGCAGGAAGGGCAAACCCCGCCACTGGCGTTGGCCAGCGACCCTCTGGCGTTGCGTTTTTACACCGCTGAAGAGGAACAACGTCTGGATGTGGATTGCCGCGGCTTTCTGCTGTTTCTTGAGCAGATTAAAGTGCTCAGTTTGGAAACCCGTGAGATGGTCATTGATCGGGTGATGGCGCTTGAAACGCAGGATTTTGACCTGGAAGATCTAAAATGGGTCATTCTAATGGTGCTTTTCAATGTGCCTGGTTGCGAAAATGCTTACCAGCAAATGGAAGATTTACTCTTTGAAGCCAATGAAGGGTATTTGCAGTAG
- the fmt gene encoding methionyl-tRNA formyltransferase, with the protein MSLRIIFSGTPDFAAQHLAGLLSSEHEVVGVFTQPDRPAGRGNKLTPSPVKVLAEQHGIPVFQPKSLRPAENQQLVAELGADVMVVVAYGLILPQAVLDMPRLGCINVHGSLLPRWRGAAPIQRALWAGDTQTGITIMQMDAGLDTGAMLHKIDCPILPDDTSATLYDKLAKLGPQGLMDTLAQLSASQASAEAQDDSLATYAEKLSKEEARLNWQLSAKQLERCIRAFNPWPVSYFLIEEQPVKVWKAEALNASHQQQPGTILAADKDGIQIATADGVLNIQVLQPSGKKAMSAQDLLNSRREWFTPGHTLA; encoded by the coding sequence GTGTCATTACGCATTATTTTCTCAGGAACGCCTGATTTCGCCGCACAGCATCTTGCAGGGCTGCTATCGTCAGAGCATGAGGTTGTCGGCGTTTTCACCCAACCGGACCGCCCGGCAGGCCGCGGCAACAAGCTAACGCCCAGCCCGGTTAAAGTACTGGCTGAACAGCATGGTATTCCGGTATTCCAACCCAAATCATTACGCCCTGCAGAGAATCAACAGTTGGTGGCGGAACTGGGCGCTGATGTAATGGTTGTGGTTGCCTATGGCCTCATCCTGCCTCAAGCCGTGCTGGATATGCCTCGTCTGGGATGCATCAATGTACATGGGTCGTTGCTGCCGCGCTGGCGCGGAGCGGCGCCGATACAGCGCGCGCTCTGGGCTGGCGATACACAGACGGGAATCACGATCATGCAGATGGACGCCGGGCTGGATACTGGCGCCATGCTTCACAAAATCGACTGCCCGATTCTGCCGGACGACACCAGCGCCACGCTGTATGACAAGCTGGCAAAACTGGGTCCTCAGGGATTGATGGATACACTGGCGCAATTGTCCGCCTCTCAGGCGAGCGCCGAAGCACAGGACGACAGTCTGGCAACCTATGCAGAAAAACTGAGCAAGGAAGAAGCGCGTTTGAACTGGCAATTGTCGGCAAAACAGCTGGAACGCTGCATTCGTGCTTTCAATCCGTGGCCTGTCAGTTATTTTCTGATTGAGGAACAGCCGGTAAAAGTCTGGAAAGCAGAGGCGCTGAACGCCTCACATCAGCAACAGCCGGGAACCATACTTGCTGCCGATAAAGATGGTATCCAGATTGCGACCGCTGACGGCGTATTAAATATTCAGGTCCTGCAACCGTCGGGCAAAAAAGCCATGTCAGCGCAGGATTTGCTTAATTCTCGCCGCGAATGGTTCACCCCTGGCCACACACTGGCCTGA
- a CDS encoding DUF1488 domain-containing protein: MNQAIQFPDREGWSDHDEAIIFPVLVGGFQRECVIRRHVLLERYGDVQPEQWLSLFREHRWDWEDEFERLIHDDEYDEQGRFLLSDEIH; the protein is encoded by the coding sequence ATGAATCAGGCGATTCAGTTTCCCGATCGGGAAGGGTGGAGTGATCATGATGAGGCGATCATTTTTCCGGTACTGGTAGGCGGGTTCCAGCGCGAGTGTGTGATTAGACGACATGTTTTGCTGGAACGCTATGGTGACGTGCAGCCGGAACAGTGGCTGTCACTGTTCCGCGAACATCGCTGGGACTGGGAAGATGAGTTTGAACGACTGATTCATGATGATGAATACGATGAGCAAGGGCGCTTTCTGCTTAGTGATGAAATTCACTGA
- the tsaC gene encoding L-threonylcarbamoyladenylate synthase type 1 TsaC: MSNVNSEDLAPLLQQLREENVIAYPTEAVFGLGCDPDSETAVERLLALKQRPREKGLILIAADFQQLEPYVEVSALSDIQRQAIFASWPGPVTWVLPAKRVTPDWLTGQFTSLAVRVSDHPLVKQLCLAFGKPLVSTSANLSGQPPCRTAREVAEQFGGSFPVLNGEVGGRLNPSEIRDALTGAMLRQG, translated from the coding sequence ATGAGTAATGTAAATTCTGAAGATTTAGCACCGCTGTTACAGCAACTGCGGGAAGAAAATGTGATCGCCTACCCAACGGAGGCTGTATTTGGGCTTGGGTGTGATCCTGACAGTGAAACGGCAGTAGAACGTTTATTGGCGTTGAAACAACGTCCACGTGAAAAAGGGCTGATCCTGATTGCGGCGGATTTTCAGCAACTGGAACCTTATGTCGAAGTGTCCGCCTTGTCGGACATTCAACGTCAAGCCATCTTTGCCTCCTGGCCAGGGCCGGTTACCTGGGTGCTCCCGGCCAAAAGAGTGACGCCGGATTGGCTTACCGGGCAGTTCACTTCACTGGCCGTGCGGGTTAGCGATCACCCGCTGGTGAAACAACTGTGCTTGGCATTCGGAAAGCCGCTGGTTTCTACCAGTGCTAATCTGAGCGGCCAGCCGCCGTGTCGTACAGCCAGAGAAGTGGCGGAGCAGTTTGGCGGGAGTTTTCCTGTCCTGAATGGCGAGGTTGGTGGTCGTCTGAATCCATCGGAAATTCGTGATGCCCTGACGGGAGCAATGTTGCGTCAGGGGTAG
- the def gene encoding peptide deformylase has product MSVLQVLHFPDERLRIKAQPVKEVNAEIQRIVDDMFDTMYEEEGIGLAATQVDIHQRIIVIDVSEDRDQRLVLINPELLDKSGDTGIEEGCLSIPETRALVPRAEHVNVRALDREGNPFELEADGLLAICIQHEMDHLVGKLFIDYLSPLKRQRIRQKLEKLARQNSKA; this is encoded by the coding sequence ATGTCAGTGTTGCAAGTATTACATTTCCCCGATGAGCGGCTTCGCATTAAGGCGCAGCCGGTAAAAGAAGTTAATGCAGAGATTCAGCGTATCGTGGACGATATGTTCGATACCATGTACGAGGAAGAAGGCATTGGCCTCGCGGCCACGCAAGTTGATATCCATCAGCGCATTATCGTGATTGATGTTTCAGAAGATCGGGATCAACGACTGGTGCTGATCAACCCGGAACTGCTGGATAAATCCGGTGATACCGGAATTGAAGAAGGCTGTTTGTCCATTCCTGAAACTCGTGCGCTGGTTCCGCGAGCAGAACACGTCAACGTGCGCGCACTGGATCGCGAAGGTAACCCGTTTGAGCTGGAAGCCGACGGCTTGCTGGCGATTTGCATTCAGCATGAAATGGACCACCTGGTTGGCAAACTGTTTATCGACTACCTGTCACCGCTGAAGCGCCAACGCATTCGCCAGAAGCTGGAAAAATTGGCCAGACAAAACAGCAAGGCATAA
- a CDS encoding gamma carbonic anhydrase family protein, producing MSEALRPFKGTLPVIGKNVMVDLSSVVIGEVILADDVSIWPLVVIRGDVNFIRIGSRTNIQDGCVLHVTHRSEKNANGNPLIIGEDVTVGHKAMLHGCTIGNRVLVGMGSILLDGVTVEDDVIIGAGSLVSPGKTLEKGYLYLGSPAKKVRTLTEQELEGLLYSSNNYVRWKDEYLGQSKQ from the coding sequence ATGTCCGAGGCATTACGCCCGTTTAAAGGAACACTGCCAGTTATCGGTAAAAACGTCATGGTGGACCTTTCCAGCGTAGTTATCGGAGAGGTCATACTGGCGGATGATGTGAGCATCTGGCCATTGGTGGTCATCCGGGGCGATGTCAACTTCATCCGGATTGGCTCGCGCACCAATATTCAGGATGGCTGCGTCTTGCACGTAACCCACCGTTCGGAAAAAAACGCGAATGGAAATCCATTAATTATCGGGGAAGATGTCACCGTCGGGCACAAGGCTATGTTACATGGTTGCACGATCGGCAATCGTGTCCTGGTGGGAATGGGTTCAATACTTCTTGATGGCGTCACCGTTGAAGATGACGTCATCATTGGTGCGGGCAGTTTGGTTTCGCCGGGAAAAACGCTGGAGAAAGGCTACCTTTATCTTGGTAGTCCAGCTAAAAAGGTTCGCACACTGACAGAGCAGGAGCTGGAAGGGCTGCTTTATTCATCCAATAACTATGTACGCTGGAAAGACGAATATCTGGGCCAATCAAAACAGTGA
- a CDS encoding type I DNA topoisomerase: MVKTILIAEKPQQVCPECGAVLVIRSGQHGPFLGCSRYPECHYIRPLKAYADGHVVKVLDGQHCPRCQSALVLRQGRYGMFICCSNYPECEHTEAIDRPDETTLTCPQCHEGRLLQRKSRYGKTFHSCERYPACQFTLNHKPIAGECEYCHYPLLIEKKTAQGVRRFCASKLCGKPVSAEESHCDE; this comes from the coding sequence ATGGTCAAAACCATACTTATTGCTGAAAAGCCGCAACAGGTGTGCCCTGAATGTGGGGCCGTGTTGGTTATCCGTTCCGGACAGCACGGCCCGTTTCTTGGTTGTTCCCGTTATCCCGAATGCCATTATATTCGACCGCTTAAAGCCTATGCCGATGGGCATGTGGTGAAGGTGCTGGATGGGCAGCATTGTCCTCGTTGTCAGTCGGCGCTGGTGCTGCGTCAGGGGCGCTATGGCATGTTCATCTGTTGCAGTAACTATCCAGAATGCGAGCATACGGAAGCGATTGATCGCCCAGACGAAACGACCCTGACATGTCCCCAGTGCCATGAAGGCCGATTGCTGCAGCGTAAGTCTCGCTATGGCAAGACGTTTCACTCCTGCGAACGTTATCCAGCTTGCCAGTTTACGCTGAATCACAAACCGATTGCCGGGGAATGCGAATATTGCCATTACCCGTTATTGATAGAGAAGAAAACTGCGCAGGGCGTAAGGCGCTTTTGTGCCAGTAAATTGTGTGGAAAGCCGGTATCGGCTGAAGAAAGCCATTGTGATGAGTAA